From Paralcaligenes sp. KSB-10:
GCTATTGCGTATTGAACAAATTGTCTTGTATCTGCTCGAGGTGCGCGATCATGTGTATCCTCGATTCATTAAGATCTCTGTTCAGCATCGCCTGATAGATCGCCCTATGCTGTTGCCGGTACTGCTGCAGGCGCTCCGGTGTCAGCGATTGCATCTTCAGCCTTCCCCATTCGCCCTCCTCCCTGATGCGATTGGTCAGCTCCAGGATATGCAGGAACATCGAATTATGCGTGGCGAGTGCAAACGAACGATGCAATTCGCCATCCCAGTGCTCGAATTGCTCTATGGTTCCCGCCTGCTCGGATCGAAGCAGGCACTCTTCCATCAGTTTGAAATCGTGCGCATTGGCATTCTTGACTATCAAGGCCGGCATCAGGGGTTCGATCAGCAAGCGCGCCTCCATGAGTTCGGCGGGGCTTGTATAGAGTTTTTGTTCCGGCTGTTTTTCCGGGCTCTGCGACGACACGAACGTGCCGCTGCCTTTGACTTGCGTGATAAGCCCGCGCTCGCGCAATCTGGCCAGAACCCGCCGCACGGTGCCGCGCGAGATTTCGAACTGTTCGCACCATAGCCTTTCCGGAGGCAATCTGGCTCCCGGCACCAGCCGATTGCTGTTCAGCTCATCCATCAGATACTGTTCGAAGGCCTTGATACCGGCAGACATAAAAAACTCACGGGCTGGAAATGATCGTTACAGGAACGCGGTTGAAGCAGCATGCCTGTCAGGCATGCGCTTCGCAAAACCTTTATTCTAGACAAATTTGTTTTCTATGGCACCGATCCCTGCGATTTCCACCCTGACGCAATCGCCTGCCTTGAGGTACACCGGAGGCTTCATGCCCATGCCGACACCCGCGGGAGTGCCTGTTGCAATAATATCGCCCGGGTAGAGCGTGATTCCGCGCGAACATGTTTCAATCAGGGTAGGAATATCGAAGATGAAATCCTGCGTACTGGCGTTCTGCCGCAGTTCGCCGTTAACCGTGCACGATACCTGCACATTGGATGAGTCGATTTCATCGGCCGTAAGCAGCCACGGCCCCATGGGGCAGAATGTGTCGAACGACTTTCCCATGTCCCATTGCTGGTGCCGGATCTGGACGTCGCGTGCGGTGACATCGTTGACTATCGTGTATCCAAAAACATGGCTCATGGCATCTTCACGGCTTATATTTTTACCCTTGACACCAATAACCACGGCAAGCTCGGCCTCGTAATCGATTTGCGACGAAATACCCACCGGCAGCACAACATTATCGAAAGGCCCCACGACGCACTCGGGAACCTTGGTAAACACAATGGGCCACGACGCGACATTTTTATCGTTCTCCTTGAAAACCGAACTGGAGAGTTCCTTGGCGTGGGCATGGTAGTTGCGGCCCACGCAAAATATGTTTCGACGCGGACGCGGAATCGGCGCTTGCAGCGTCACGTCGGCCACGGACACTTCGTCGGCCAAATGTGCCTGAACAAAGGCCTTTAAATTTTCCTGCTCGATCAGGGAAGCAATGCCTTGCGCCGCTATTTCCGCATCCAGCTTCAGTGTGCGGATGCGTTTCAAATCATCGGAAACAAGGCCGACGCCGCGCCGACCCTGGTATTCAAAAGTTGCCAATCTCATTTCCTGACTCTCTCAAAATTAATCTGTTGATACCATTACTTCGACAAACCGTTATTGCGTTTGAATCCGTCGAGCGACTCATCGCATAAAACATCGATCAGCGTACTGGCAAGCACTGCCTGTCGGGATGTTTTGGGAATCCCGATCGTATACACAGTGTCCAGCGCGCAGCTTTGAGGCAGAGGCGCCACCAGCGCAACTCCGGCCGTGTACATGATTTCGGTGATCTGGGTGCACCCCAACGACCACGGCACAGCCGCCGAAGCCATGGCTTTCATTGCCGTGGCGCCGTTCGGATATTCGTGAACCTTGTCCTTGATTTTTTCGAATACATCGAGCTGTTCAAAAACTTTTTTCATATGTATGCCCGCGGTGGATTGCGACATATCCGGCACATAGATGCCGCTGGCGCTCAACAGAGCCTTGGCGAATGACGCATCATCCGCAACAGGCGGAGGCTCGTCCTCTGCGATGACGGCAACACCCGTACCGACAACGCCAAGGTCGCGCACGCTGCCCTCAAGCAGCTTTCCCGCCTGCGACAGCTGATCGATAAGCTTTCGGGACAAGATAATGACATCGCACGGCTCACCGGCCAGCAACTTTTCTTTCATCAGGCCAACAGCGCCAAATTCACCACCTATGCGGCAACCGTTGCGCGCTTCAAACTCGCCCTTCACGCCGTTGAGCAGCCCGAATGCCGCGCCACCGCTTAATAAACAAAGATCCATTTACACAGCCTCCAGAATTTTCCATTGTTCGAATTTCATTGAGCCAGGCCAGGCTCCATCGCCCTGACGACTTCGTCCGGGCTGATAGGCAAATTGCGCACTCGTACACCCAATGCGGCACGCACCGCATTGCCTATTGCTGCCGCGGTCGGCCCTAAAGAGGGTTCGCCGGCCCCGACGGGCGGCCGCCCTGCCCCGGGCAGAATTTCGACGATGAC
This genomic window contains:
- a CDS encoding FadR/GntR family transcriptional regulator, whose protein sequence is MSAGIKAFEQYLMDELNSNRLVPGARLPPERLWCEQFEISRGTVRRVLARLRERGLITQVKGSGTFVSSQSPEKQPEQKLYTSPAELMEARLLIEPLMPALIVKNANAHDFKLMEECLLRSEQAGTIEQFEHWDGELHRSFALATHNSMFLHILELTNRIREEGEWGRLKMQSLTPERLQQYRQQHRAIYQAMLNRDLNESRIHMIAHLEQIQDNLFNTQ
- a CDS encoding fumarylacetoacetate hydrolase family protein, giving the protein MRLATFEYQGRRGVGLVSDDLKRIRTLKLDAEIAAQGIASLIEQENLKAFVQAHLADEVSVADVTLQAPIPRPRRNIFCVGRNYHAHAKELSSSVFKENDKNVASWPIVFTKVPECVVGPFDNVVLPVGISSQIDYEAELAVVIGVKGKNISREDAMSHVFGYTIVNDVTARDVQIRHQQWDMGKSFDTFCPMGPWLLTADEIDSSNVQVSCTVNGELRQNASTQDFIFDIPTLIETCSRGITLYPGDIIATGTPAGVGMGMKPPVYLKAGDCVRVEIAGIGAIENKFV
- a CDS encoding substrate-binding domain-containing protein, translated to MDLCLLSGGAAFGLLNGVKGEFEARNGCRIGGEFGAVGLMKEKLLAGEPCDVIILSRKLIDQLSQAGKLLEGSVRDLGVVGTGVAVIAEDEPPPVADDASFAKALLSASGIYVPDMSQSTAGIHMKKVFEQLDVFEKIKDKVHEYPNGATAMKAMASAAVPWSLGCTQITEIMYTAGVALVAPLPQSCALDTVYTIGIPKTSRQAVLASTLIDVLCDESLDGFKRNNGLSK